The Methanosphaera sp. BMS genome contains a region encoding:
- the lon gene encoding endopeptidase La, translated as MNNNDEKKDLSFTQKLRENNEIITEVKYNENKLTYPLSAQEEKIIEYDGELPILVIPNTVFLPHTHLTIPLDKFNTDNLLKSINENQEGIVLTPKKITDDNTKMEFYNIGSILKIENLEENEAEYTLELSVKDKVEIMQLTDNGEYYHAKYRIVTEENTITPEESEQMNRDINETILEISKFIPNSEVFIRGLINEEDVEEKISRIFPYMKITIDKKQELLEIDSVKIRVLRIIQLLIEQKDAMSIQMDIARRINENMSKIHKENLLREQMKMIQEELNMTDSSKSRKTYRERIEEANLPKEVEEVAYEELNKLERQGQNNAEENIIRNYLDTILSLPWHKAEKQKIDIKKAQEQLDKDHYGLEKVKERIIQHLTVLKMKDEKQGSILLFVGPPGTGKTSLGRSIATALDRPYVRASLGGVKDESEIRGHRRTYLGALPGRIITGMKKAGQSNPVFVLDEIDKLTASINGNPTSALLEVLDPEQNDTFSDHYLEVAYDLSDVFFIATANYLEDIPGPLRDRLEIIELKTYTNNEKLHIAKEHLIPDVLEDHGLTKDDLIIEDEVIETVIERYTREAGVRELKRQIAAIARKTTEKIVVDNVERPYVVSNDMVYDMLGAEKAHYDVVADKNPAGVVTGLAWTSVGGDILFVEAIMMPGEGNLKITGQLGDVMKESAQIAQSLIKSHFSPLLEDSLNNYDIHIHVPAGAIPKDGPSAGVTLLTTLASLITGIPVDSKLAMTGEISLRGEVLPIGGLKEKSIAAYRSGIKRVIIPEKNVKDLDEVPDEVKQALEFKAVTRIEEVLEEALHIKLPESKKLNLKIEEITSET; from the coding sequence ATGAATAATAATGATGAGAAAAAAGATTTATCATTTACCCAAAAATTAAGAGAAAATAATGAAATAATAACAGAGGTTAAATATAACGAAAATAAATTAACATACCCCCTATCCGCTCAAGAAGAAAAAATAATTGAATATGATGGAGAATTACCAATACTCGTAATTCCAAATACGGTATTTCTACCACATACCCACTTGACAATTCCTCTTGACAAGTTCAATACCGACAATCTGTTAAAAAGTATAAATGAAAATCAGGAAGGAATCGTATTAACTCCCAAGAAGATTACCGATGACAATACGAAAATGGAGTTCTACAATATAGGAAGCATATTGAAGATAGAAAACCTGGAGGAAAACGAGGCAGAGTATACCTTGGAATTAAGTGTGAAGGACAAGGTTGAAATAATGCAACTGACCGACAATGGAGAATATTATCATGCAAAATATAGAATAGTAACAGAAGAAAATACCATCACACCCGAAGAGTCAGAACAGATGAACAGGGATATTAATGAAACAATACTTGAAATATCCAAATTCATACCGAATTCGGAGGTATTCATCAGGGGACTTATTAACGAGGAGGATGTTGAAGAGAAAATATCCCGCATATTCCCATACATGAAAATAACAATCGATAAAAAACAGGAACTTCTTGAGATAGATTCCGTTAAGATAAGAGTTTTACGCATAATCCAATTGCTTATAGAACAAAAAGACGCCATGAGCATACAAATGGATATTGCCAGAAGAATCAACGAGAACATGAGTAAAATCCACAAGGAAAATCTTCTGCGTGAACAGATGAAGATGATACAGGAAGAGCTCAACATGACTGATTCATCCAAATCCAGAAAAACATACCGAGAACGAATAGAAGAGGCAAATCTACCAAAAGAAGTGGAAGAAGTAGCATATGAAGAGCTGAATAAACTTGAACGACAAGGACAGAACAATGCTGAAGAAAATATCATAAGAAATTATTTGGATACAATACTAAGCCTTCCATGGCATAAAGCAGAAAAACAGAAGATAGACATTAAAAAAGCTCAAGAACAATTAGATAAAGATCACTACGGATTAGAAAAGGTTAAGGAAAGAATAATACAACATTTGACAGTCCTTAAAATGAAGGATGAAAAACAAGGATCAATACTCCTATTTGTAGGACCACCAGGTACAGGTAAAACCAGTCTTGGACGTAGCATTGCAACAGCACTGGATAGACCCTACGTTAGGGCAAGCCTTGGAGGAGTAAAGGATGAATCAGAAATACGCGGACACAGAAGAACCTATCTTGGAGCGTTACCTGGTAGAATAATCACCGGTATGAAGAAGGCCGGCCAAAGCAACCCCGTATTTGTATTGGACGAGATTGATAAGTTAACTGCTTCAATAAATGGCAACCCTACAAGTGCCTTACTTGAAGTACTGGATCCCGAACAGAATGACACCTTTTCAGACCATTACCTGGAAGTTGCCTATGACCTGTCCGACGTATTCTTTATAGCAACGGCAAACTACTTGGAGGACATACCTGGACCACTTCGTGATAGGCTTGAAATAATAGAACTCAAAACGTACACAAATAACGAAAAGTTACACATTGCAAAGGAACATCTAATACCAGATGTACTTGAAGACCACGGCCTGACAAAGGATGACTTGATAATAGAGGATGAAGTTATAGAAACGGTAATCGAAAGATATACAAGGGAAGCAGGAGTGCGTGAATTAAAACGTCAAATAGCTGCGATAGCACGTAAAACAACCGAAAAGATAGTGGTGGACAATGTAGAAAGACCATACGTCGTTAGCAACGACATGGTATATGACATGCTTGGAGCTGAAAAAGCCCATTATGATGTGGTTGCCGATAAGAACCCGGCAGGTGTTGTGACGGGACTTGCATGGACATCGGTTGGTGGAGACATATTGTTTGTAGAGGCAATAATGATGCCCGGTGAGGGCAATCTAAAAATTACGGGACAATTGGGGGATGTTATGAAGGAATCGGCACAGATTGCACAGAGCCTGATAAAGTCACACTTTAGCCCATTACTAGAAGACAGCTTAAACAACTACGACATACATATCCACGTACCGGCGGGAGCAATACCAAAAGACGGACCGTCCGCGGGAGTTACACTTCTTACAACACTGGCTTCCCTCATAACCGGCATTCCAGTAGACTCCAAACTAGCAATGACTGGTGAAATATCATTAAGAGGAGAAGTACTTCCAATAGGCGGACTGAAAGAAAAATCAATAGCCGCATACAGATCAGGAATAAAAAGAGTAATAATACCTGAAAAGAACGTAAAAGACCTTGATGAAGTGCCGGATGAAGTAAAACAAGCACTGGAATTCAAGGCAGTGACAAGAATAGAGGAAGTTCTGGAAGAAGCATTGCACATCAAGTTACCCGAATCCAAGAAATTGAATTTAAAAATTGAAGAAATAACCTCAGAAACTTAA
- a CDS encoding metalloregulator ArsR/SmtB family transcription factor, translated as MEKFNNANEEELEETFKILSNPNRLKIICILSKSDDKEVTVNQIAKELNITQPAASQHLKLLKTSRIVKSEKKGNNIYYRINTKIMSQHKECIDALFQMILK; from the coding sequence ATGGAAAAATTCAATAATGCAAATGAAGAGGAATTGGAAGAAACATTTAAAATTCTAAGCAATCCCAATCGTTTAAAGATAATCTGCATCCTTTCAAAAAGTGACGACAAGGAAGTGACAGTAAATCAAATCGCAAAAGAGTTAAACATAACACAACCCGCCGCTTCCCAGCATTTGAAACTATTAAAAACGTCAAGAATCGTGAAATCAGAAAAAAAAGGAAACAATATTTATTATAGAATCAATACAAAAATAATGTCACAACATAAAGAGTGCATAGATGCTTTATTCCAAATGATATTGAAATAA
- a CDS encoding pyruvoyl-dependent arginine decarboxylase yields MEISLTKGKSEGPTKLNAFDNALLDAKIGNVNLIPVSSMLPPNARLVDMPKLEIGAMTNCVLAHQYSQTPGDKISAVIAYAQAEEMGCVVEATGINKTKMELMDEARFMAEYMIEKRNLTITDYKSIMETHKVEQKASVVAALIYHDPIRH; encoded by the coding sequence ATGGAAATATCATTAACAAAAGGAAAATCAGAAGGACCAACAAAATTAAATGCATTTGACAATGCATTGCTTGATGCAAAAATCGGAAATGTAAATTTAATACCCGTATCCAGTATGTTGCCGCCAAATGCACGTCTTGTAGACATGCCTAAATTGGAGATAGGTGCAATGACAAACTGTGTACTTGCACATCAATACTCACAGACTCCCGGCGATAAGATATCTGCAGTAATAGCCTATGCCCAGGCAGAAGAGATGGGATGTGTGGTAGAGGCTACCGGAATTAACAAAACAAAAATGGAATTGATGGATGAAGCAAGATTCATGGCAGAATACATGATAGAAAAAAGAAATCTTACGATAACCGACTATAAATCAATCATGGAAACACATAAAGTGGAACAAAAAGCAAGTGTAGTGGCAGCATTAATATATCATGATCCCATACGACATTAA
- the hisC gene encoding histidinol-phosphate transaminase, which translates to MVNTREILNEYTTYVPGRSKKEIMEEYGVKEEDIIKLGSNENPWGASPKARQAIIDSVDEINRYPESNHEYLKEKIAEYAGVNQNQVIVGGDGADEIFDVLAKALIDPGDEFIVHPPTYTYYEYVFKQHNAKAVYAKWDVNKNRLDVDSVLDNITDRTKAIFLCTPNNPTGGLIPREDIIRVIESTDALVVVDEAYWEFAEVNNIDLLDKYDNVFIIRTFSKVLGLAGLRIGYGLSNPELLEKMSRIKPVFSVTVLSQKAVIATLSDKEYIEKSTRKSIAEREYLYESIDKIENITIYKSKSNYLLMDIRRTGFTAAELAKELMKRGVIVRDCTSFQDMDEYYIRISVETHPKNERFIEILKSIVE; encoded by the coding sequence ATGGTTAATACTAGAGAGATTTTAAATGAATACACTACTTATGTACCGGGTAGATCCAAGAAGGAAATAATGGAAGAGTATGGCGTTAAAGAGGAGGACATCATCAAGTTGGGTTCTAATGAAAATCCATGGGGAGCTTCTCCAAAGGCCAGACAAGCAATCATCGATTCGGTTGATGAGATTAACAGATATCCTGAAAGCAATCATGAATACTTGAAGGAAAAGATAGCTGAATATGCCGGCGTTAATCAAAATCAAGTGATTGTCGGTGGAGATGGAGCCGATGAAATATTTGACGTTCTTGCCAAGGCATTGATTGACCCCGGAGATGAATTTATCGTACATCCTCCTACCTACACTTACTATGAATATGTATTTAAACAGCACAATGCAAAGGCCGTTTATGCCAAGTGGGATGTAAACAAGAATCGGTTGGATGTGGACAGTGTCCTTGACAACATAACAGACAGGACCAAGGCAATATTCCTATGTACTCCAAACAATCCTACGGGAGGACTTATCCCACGTGAAGATATTATCCGTGTTATAGAATCTACCGATGCATTGGTTGTAGTGGATGAGGCATACTGGGAGTTTGCTGAAGTCAACAATATTGATCTATTGGATAAGTACGACAACGTATTTATCATCAGGACATTCTCCAAGGTGTTGGGTCTTGCCGGTTTAAGAATTGGTTATGGATTGTCAAACCCGGAATTGCTTGAGAAGATGTCCAGGATAAAACCTGTCTTTAGTGTAACCGTTCTTTCACAAAAAGCTGTGATTGCAACGTTAAGTGATAAGGAGTATATCGAAAAATCCACCAGAAAGTCAATTGCCGAAAGGGAGTACCTCTATGAAAGTATTGATAAGATTGAAAACATAACCATCTATAAGTCAAAATCCAATTACTTATTAATGGATATACGCAGGACAGGTTTTACTGCCGCAGAGTTAGCTAAAGAGCTTATGAAAAGGGGCGTTATTGTACGGGACTGTACAAGTTTCCAAGATATGGATGAGTATTATATTCGAATCAGTGTTGAAACTCACCCTAAAAATGAGCGTTTTATAGAAATATTAAAAAGTATAGTTGAATAG
- a CDS encoding gamma carbonic anhydrase family protein: MKNKAKIYDGAKVVGDVELKDNVSVWYNAVVRGDQAPISVDENSNIQDNCVVHVSKNYPVKIGKNVSIGHGAIIHGCTIEDNVLIGMGAIILNGAKISKNCLVGAGALVTENKEFPEGSLIIGSPAKAVRQLSEEQIESIQENADEYVNLAFNQ; this comes from the coding sequence ATGAAAAATAAAGCTAAAATATATGACGGAGCAAAAGTAGTGGGAGATGTAGAACTTAAAGATAACGTTTCAGTATGGTACAATGCAGTAGTCAGAGGTGATCAGGCCCCGATAAGTGTTGATGAAAACTCCAACATTCAGGATAACTGTGTGGTTCATGTAAGTAAGAACTATCCAGTTAAAATTGGTAAGAATGTGTCGATAGGGCATGGTGCAATAATACATGGTTGTACCATAGAAGACAACGTACTGATAGGCATGGGTGCCATCATATTGAATGGTGCCAAAATATCCAAAAACTGTTTGGTTGGAGCGGGTGCTCTTGTAACTGAGAACAAAGAATTCCCTGAAGGATCACTAATCATTGGAAGTCCTGCAAAGGCAGTACGTCAATTATCCGAAGAACAGATTGAAAGTATTCAGGAAAATGCTGATGAATATGTTAACCTAGCATTTAATCAATAA
- a CDS encoding anaerobic ribonucleoside-triphosphate reductase activating protein has product MNIQPTYSSLDYPGKMALVLFIPGCDLRCKYCHNPQLLKNEKFAPWELEEVFDAVDENIDFIDAIVISGGEPLLHVDVVKKFIKKAKKENLLIKLDTNGLHPDGVEKVIKSLDYVAMDIKAPLDEYYKISDVYPKNARQLITRSIDIIRQNKVFLECRTTYVPTLLTKDDVVNLVSDIDCDMYTLQQFRNRLTFDSSLANVTEPNPEDLLEIVQSLDTQIPEIHLKSNQFGNQTIKKQ; this is encoded by the coding sequence ATGAACATTCAACCGACATACTCCTCACTTGATTATCCAGGTAAAATGGCACTGGTCCTGTTTATACCTGGCTGTGACTTAAGATGCAAATACTGTCACAACCCCCAGTTGTTGAAGAATGAAAAGTTTGCTCCATGGGAATTGGAGGAGGTTTTTGACGCGGTTGATGAAAATATCGATTTTATCGATGCAATAGTCATAAGCGGTGGAGAACCATTGTTGCATGTTGACGTCGTTAAAAAGTTCATTAAAAAAGCAAAAAAAGAGAACCTGCTTATAAAATTAGATACCAATGGTTTACACCCCGATGGTGTGGAGAAAGTTATTAAATCATTGGACTATGTTGCCATGGATATTAAAGCCCCACTGGATGAATATTATAAGATAAGTGATGTATATCCTAAAAATGCTAGGCAATTAATCACTCGGTCCATTGACATCATAAGACAAAACAAGGTATTTCTTGAGTGCCGTACAACATATGTGCCCACGTTATTGACAAAGGATGATGTTGTAAATCTTGTATCTGATATCGATTGTGACATGTATACATTACAGCAATTCAGAAATAGATTGACATTTGATTCAAGCTTGGCAAATGTAACGGAACCTAATCCCGAAGATTTACTGGAGATTGTCCAGTCACTAGACACTCAAATTCCGGAAATTCATCTTAAATCAAATCAATTTGGAAACCAGACTATAAAAAAACAGTAA
- a CDS encoding tetratricopeptide repeat protein — MPILLFKNKDIDLITGKRNITIRRLWKTPLYRGDRLYCYWNILSKEREKLFEAEVTRVNILTYDEIIHDSKLASDLGYKSLRELEDDLKKTYPNNHNKDDEFQIFSFKKLPTDQWEGPVINQKTMIIKKADVLFELGKYEQSSICYKAALEYDKDDTYLLNRIGDNLTRLGQFGDAVKHYKKAIKIEPDNEYLYNNIAIAYLNRGDFEKALEANTEALKINSQNTTVLYWRGLIYEMLNDFDRALKFFDYVLRIDDTNPEVWNEKATILNMLGKSEEALLAYDKSIELCLDNRMDDANMWASKGNTLLGLQRYAEAIMCYDNALKTDKYNPIILNNKGVAHMELDNFHDAIECFTKVLVMYPDNPDAQVLKEVCLDNL; from the coding sequence ATGCCTATATTATTATTTAAAAACAAGGATATTGATTTAATAACAGGTAAACGTAACATAACAATAAGAAGATTATGGAAGACACCACTATATCGTGGCGATCGTTTATACTGTTATTGGAATATTCTCTCAAAGGAACGTGAAAAGTTATTTGAAGCAGAAGTAACCCGCGTCAATATCTTAACGTATGATGAGATAATTCATGACTCCAAGCTGGCCTCTGATTTGGGATATAAAAGTCTCAGGGAACTGGAGGATGACTTGAAAAAAACATATCCAAACAATCATAACAAGGATGACGAGTTTCAGATATTCTCATTTAAAAAGCTTCCAACAGATCAATGGGAAGGGCCGGTTATAAATCAAAAAACGATGATAATTAAGAAGGCGGACGTGCTCTTTGAGCTGGGTAAATATGAACAGTCTTCAATATGTTACAAGGCTGCACTGGAATATGATAAGGATGACACATACCTTTTAAATCGTATAGGAGATAACCTAACACGTCTGGGTCAATTCGGGGATGCCGTAAAGCATTACAAGAAAGCCATCAAAATAGAGCCGGATAACGAATATCTATATAACAACATAGCAATAGCATATCTTAACAGGGGAGACTTCGAAAAGGCATTGGAAGCCAATACCGAAGCGTTAAAAATCAATTCACAGAATACGACAGTTCTCTACTGGAGGGGATTGATATATGAAATGCTGAATGACTTTGACAGGGCACTCAAATTCTTTGACTATGTACTTCGTATAGATGATACCAACCCTGAAGTATGGAATGAAAAGGCAACAATATTAAACATGTTGGGTAAAAGTGAGGAGGCATTGCTTGCCTATGACAAGTCAATAGAGTTATGTCTTGATAATCGTATGGATGATGCAAACATGTGGGCAAGTAAGGGAAATACTCTTCTGGGTCTTCAAAGATATGCCGAAGCGATAATGTGCTATGATAATGCATTAAAGACCGATAAGTACAATCCAATCATATTGAACAATAAGGGAGTGGCACACATGGAATTGGACAACTTCCATGATGCCATTGAATGTTTTACGAAGGTACTTGTGATGTATCCTGATAATCCGGATGCACAGGTACTTAAAGAAGTATGTCTTGATAACCTATAA
- a CDS encoding UPF0280 family protein produces the protein MHEKYNVKDINIESTHIHLKTDIENDNLEDVITRQRQIVRDAINRYPQFNGYEKIELYDEKLNDERILNLMINSSRISDTGPMASVAGSISQICIEYLGKLNTKYSIIENGGDICLKTDKKSIISVYAGENSYYNNLAFEIDKKRDGYGICTSSGTFGHSKSFGVSDATIVFSTEASIADGLATRFANMANGKDNEEIINNVLDASDDYKQYYDAMIVIKDDLIAKNGHIPKLLSINNNGSDGHDMG, from the coding sequence ATGCATGAGAAATACAATGTTAAAGACATAAATATAGAATCCACCCATATTCATTTAAAAACGGACATAGAAAATGATAATCTTGAGGATGTTATAACCAGACAAAGACAAATAGTAAGGGATGCCATAAACAGGTATCCTCAATTCAATGGATATGAAAAAATTGAATTGTATGATGAAAAATTAAACGATGAACGTATACTGAACTTGATGATAAACTCGAGCAGAATATCAGATACCGGGCCAATGGCATCAGTTGCCGGTAGCATTAGTCAAATATGCATAGAGTACCTCGGCAAACTTAATACGAAATATTCAATTATTGAAAATGGTGGAGACATTTGCTTAAAGACAGATAAAAAATCAATAATAAGTGTGTATGCAGGAGAAAATAGTTACTACAACAACCTGGCATTTGAGATTGATAAAAAAAGAGATGGATATGGAATATGTACTTCCAGTGGAACATTCGGTCATTCAAAAAGCTTTGGAGTGAGTGATGCCACGATTGTATTTTCCACAGAAGCCAGCATCGCCGATGGACTTGCAACCAGATTTGCAAATATGGCCAATGGAAAGGATAATGAAGAAATCATAAACAATGTCCTTGATGCATCGGATGACTATAAACAGTACTATGATGCAATGATAGTGATAAAGGATGATTTGATTGCAAAAAACGGCCATATCCCCAAACTGTTAAGCATAAACAATAATGGTAGTGACGGACATGACATGGGATAA
- a CDS encoding PH domain-containing protein has protein sequence MMPKPKQSKSNHNFKNEVNRMSSERVLYESQPNVILYSDNFIFKIIVLFILVFMFSPILALVYRIQGTLQSNYQLQFINMTYIAEIILFLCIIVIIVKLVLDYLDWKNTLYTLTDKRIIIKRGLFEKEKISMPYAKVQDIDVSQSVLERMLGAGDIVIYGGRDNVETILDEVPNPREVEEIILNQVNQSNYAYTQSQIPAGYNNFENYAYNPNMENGYHVSRNNRRYDERNNSRNRQSYGGHVPKDNAHDRYVRTVNEDYERGTNEYEDYTRGTDEDFNTYDDREYFEEHEDNSRNDVYDSKDNSNVHYFNTEDNQGSSFINKQDNDKKIDKSNKKLNKDDLLSINKRKFKKS, from the coding sequence ATGATGCCAAAACCTAAACAATCCAAGAGCAATCATAACTTCAAGAATGAAGTTAACAGAATGTCATCTGAACGTGTATTATATGAATCTCAGCCAAATGTAATATTATATTCCGATAATTTTATATTCAAAATTATAGTACTGTTCATTTTAGTTTTCATGTTTAGTCCTATACTGGCCTTAGTCTATAGGATTCAAGGAACGTTGCAATCTAATTATCAGTTACAATTTATCAACATGACCTATATTGCAGAGATAATACTCTTCCTATGCATTATAGTAATTATTGTAAAATTGGTGCTTGATTACCTGGATTGGAAGAATACCCTATATACATTGACGGATAAACGTATTATAATTAAAAGAGGCCTTTTTGAAAAGGAAAAAATCAGTATGCCCTATGCAAAGGTTCAGGATATTGACGTTTCACAATCCGTTCTTGAAAGAATGCTTGGAGCCGGAGATATAGTAATCTATGGAGGACGTGATAACGTTGAAACAATCCTCGATGAAGTTCCTAATCCCAGGGAGGTTGAAGAAATCATTCTCAACCAGGTAAATCAGTCAAATTATGCATATACGCAAAGTCAAATTCCCGCCGGATATAATAATTTTGAAAATTATGCTTATAATCCAAATATGGAAAATGGGTATCATGTCTCTAGAAATAACAGACGATATGATGAGAGGAATAATTCAAGAAACAGGCAGTCTTATGGGGGACATGTTCCTAAGGATAATGCTCATGACAGGTATGTGCGTACTGTTAATGAGGACTATGAAAGGGGAACTAATGAATATGAGGATTATACTAGGGGAACTGATGAAGATTTCAATACCTATGATGATAGGGAATACTTTGAGGAGCATGAAGATAATTCCAGAAATGATGTTTATGATTCTAAAGATAATTCAAATGTACATTATTTCAATACAGAGGATAATCAAGGGTCTTCATTTATAAATAAACAGGATAATGATAAAAAAATAGATAAATCAAATAAAAAATTAAATAAGGATGATTTATTGTCAATAAACAAGAGAAAATTTAAAAAATCTTAA
- a CDS encoding NAD(P)/FAD-dependent oxidoreductase has translation MTDYDVIVVGAGPIGSTYAYHMANKGYSVAIFDMKNRIGEPLQCAGIVSTNITLTERLPEEIIYNKVKGAKIYSPNKTLLYVKKEETVAYVLDRVYYDKYLFQRALDAGTTPYLSSRVLDVDMENTSIKTIDNTYTSKIIAVAAGPVSSTSRKMNPDLNDESFTAIQYTLDTKKQDTQNVILEVHNELLPGFLWKIPVTDTKQRLGLFTDASYKTADNLLRNAMNDDDIIIEKHTGLIPKYNKDKKIVYNNTILIGDSASQIKPTTGGGLIVGSNMARLASDKSDLMLKDNDNNHLLEYEREYHKRYDHEFKAQQNVQSIIRELSDDDFDYMFEQLQEHDVDKIISEYGDMDTQTPLLKQLVKSGIIFKLLPKIGVRRLKNIWKSL, from the coding sequence ATGACGGATTATGATGTAATAGTGGTAGGTGCTGGTCCGATAGGTTCTACTTATGCATATCACATGGCAAACAAGGGGTATAGTGTTGCAATATTTGATATGAAAAATAGGATTGGAGAACCGTTACAATGTGCCGGTATCGTTTCGACAAATATCACGCTCACTGAAAGACTACCCGAAGAAATAATATACAATAAAGTAAAAGGAGCAAAGATATACTCACCTAACAAAACACTATTATATGTAAAAAAAGAAGAAACGGTTGCATATGTTCTTGATAGGGTTTATTATGATAAATATCTCTTTCAAAGAGCATTAGATGCCGGAACAACGCCATATTTATCTTCAAGAGTACTTGATGTTGATATGGAAAATACCAGCATAAAAACCATCGACAACACTTACACCTCCAAAATCATAGCGGTAGCAGCCGGTCCGGTATCATCAACATCAAGGAAGATGAATCCCGACCTAAATGACGAATCATTCACGGCAATACAATACACGCTGGATACAAAAAAACAGGATACACAAAACGTGATATTGGAAGTACATAATGAATTGCTGCCCGGCTTTTTATGGAAAATACCAGTGACGGATACAAAACAACGTTTAGGTTTATTTACCGATGCTTCATATAAAACTGCAGACAACCTCCTAAGAAATGCAATGAATGATGATGATATCATTATAGAAAAACACACTGGATTAATTCCAAAATACAATAAGGATAAAAAAATAGTTTACAATAACACCATACTTATAGGTGACTCTGCAAGTCAGATAAAACCCACAACCGGTGGGGGATTAATAGTCGGATCAAACATGGCGCGTTTGGCATCAGACAAATCCGATTTAATGCTAAAGGATAATGACAATAACCACCTATTGGAATATGAAAGGGAATATCATAAACGATATGACCATGAATTTAAGGCACAGCAAAATGTCCAGAGTATAATCAGGGAATTATCCGATGATGACTTTGATTACATGTTTGAACAACTACAGGAACATGATGTGGACAAAATAATATCAGAATACGGTGACATGGATACGCAAACACCATTATTGAAACAACTGGTCAAAAGTGGAATAATATTTAAATTGTTACCAAAAATAGGAGTCAGGAGGCTGAAAAACATATGGAAATCACTATAA